In Ostrea edulis chromosome 10, xbOstEdul1.1, whole genome shotgun sequence, one genomic interval encodes:
- the LOC125665812 gene encoding uncharacterized protein LOC125665812 has product MRQSLRTHLGKLIVRMICTYVLALGLIALTQGCTWLPKVDQQEYCYAAYVFEAEVNEKHTLDGSFGYRHGIAVKKAYKFDGNKEDVLAFKTLYGNGPRNSCGAQILTEGKSYLIYAYRGYLGKLRINRYRPMENVKDSDKERMTTKYDCNCKITFPFRGPRIDLLPPTMDECKVPGKYCPLGSYCKRNSDGRCTWGTFGDCYSY; this is encoded by the exons ATGAGGCAGTCACTGCGGACCCATCTCGGTAAGCTTATTGTAAGGATGATTTGCACGTATGTTCTAGCTTTAGGCCTCATTGCCCTGACGCAGGGATGTACTTGGCTTCCCAAAGTTGACCAGCAAGAGTATTGCTATGCGGCATACG TTTTCGAGGCTGAAGTAAACGAGAAACATACCCTGGATGGGTCCTTTGGTTACAGACATGGAATTGCTGTCAAAAAGGCATACAAG TTCGATGGTAACAAAGAAGACGTCCTGGCCTTTAAAACTCTGTATGGAAACGGACCAAGGAATTCTTGTGGAGCACAGATTCTGACGGAAGGGAAATCCTATCTTATCTACG CCTACAGAGGATACCTCGGTAAATTACGTATCAATAGATACCGACCAATGGAAAACGTCAAAGACTCTGATAAAGAACGGATGACTACAAAATACGACTGTAACTGTAAG ATAACCTTTCCCTTTCGCGGTCCCAGAATTGATTTACTCCCGCCAACAATGGACGAGTGTAAGGTTCCTGGAAAGTACTGTCCTCTGGGATCGTACTGCAAACGTAACTCGGATGGTCGATGTACGTGGGGGACTTTCGGTGACTGCTACTCGTACTAG